A region of Candidatus Methylacidiphilales bacterium DNA encodes the following proteins:
- a CDS encoding DNA topoisomerase III produces MGKALIIAEKPSVATDLSKVLGKFKKDKDFFENDEFVISSAVGHLVEIGAPASVEPKRGKWNIDNLPVIPPEFELKPIEKSEARYKVLKKLLARKDVDRVINACDAGREGELIFRYIIQLTGCKKPVQRLWMQSMTPDAIREGFKVLRSDEEMMPLADAARCRSEADWLIGINGTRALTSFNSKAGGFNLTPVGRVQTPTLAILVKREAQIRAFQDRPYWEVHATFGAASGDYPGRWFLESFKKPEVADEADPRKDEKAERLWSLPEAEKIVADCTGKKGLVEEKSKPATQMSPLLFDLTSLQREANGKFGFPARMTLSIAQSLYEKHKALTYPRTDSRCLPEDYVPTVISTLGQLKKGEHGTYAEKILQEKWVKPVKRVFNNAKVSDHFAIIPTQEIPTKLSETEQKIYDLVVRRFLSIFYPPAVFEVTTRITRVGEHAFKTEGKVLKEAGWLAIYGKGEVKLDDGDESPSLPAVKEGEKVDTREVDVLAERTRPPARFSEATLLSAMEGAGKLVEDEELRDAMSARGLGTPATRAAIIENLIATKYVERRGRELIPAVKAFDLIETLETLKINVLSSPEMTGDWEYKLKLIEEKKLTRPAFMAEIEGMTRDVVDHLRMKGDPGGVKLHDTDLLDPYQGRKMIKTLRDFRTEDGTFAVPKVIAGRVMDIEEVRVLIKDRVVGPLPGFRSRLGREFSAFVKMDEKGEVNLDWGASNENGESAQDFTGQEPVGLCPITGRKIYEAPNAYVTEAGEDGKKGFRMAKKILEQEITREQVVKLLTTKKTDLLTAFISKKNRRPFKAYMVLKDDGTTAFEFPPREPKVPGAKGKGKGKGKKVVKKAEPEPEAEG; encoded by the coding sequence ATGGGGAAAGCCCTTATCATCGCCGAAAAACCCAGCGTCGCCACCGACCTTTCCAAGGTCCTGGGGAAGTTCAAAAAAGACAAGGACTTCTTTGAAAACGACGAATTTGTCATCTCTTCCGCCGTGGGTCATTTGGTCGAAATCGGCGCCCCCGCCAGCGTCGAACCCAAGCGCGGCAAGTGGAACATCGACAATCTTCCCGTCATCCCCCCGGAGTTCGAACTCAAGCCGATCGAGAAGTCCGAGGCCCGCTACAAGGTCCTGAAGAAACTCCTCGCCCGCAAGGACGTCGACCGCGTCATCAACGCCTGTGACGCCGGCCGCGAGGGCGAACTGATCTTCCGCTACATCATCCAGCTCACCGGCTGCAAGAAACCCGTCCAGCGCCTCTGGATGCAGTCCATGACCCCCGACGCCATCCGCGAGGGCTTCAAGGTCCTGCGCTCCGACGAAGAAATGATGCCCCTGGCCGATGCCGCCCGCTGCCGTTCCGAGGCCGACTGGCTCATCGGCATCAATGGCACACGCGCCCTCACGTCCTTCAATTCCAAGGCGGGCGGATTCAACCTCACCCCCGTCGGCCGCGTCCAGACCCCCACCCTCGCCATCCTGGTCAAACGCGAGGCCCAGATCCGCGCCTTCCAGGACCGCCCTTACTGGGAAGTCCACGCCACCTTCGGCGCCGCCTCCGGCGACTACCCCGGACGCTGGTTCCTCGAGTCCTTCAAGAAACCCGAAGTGGCCGACGAGGCCGACCCGCGCAAGGACGAGAAAGCCGAGCGCCTCTGGTCCCTCCCCGAGGCCGAGAAGATCGTCGCCGATTGCACGGGCAAGAAGGGCCTCGTCGAGGAAAAGAGCAAGCCCGCGACCCAGATGTCGCCCCTGCTCTTCGACCTCACTTCCCTCCAGCGCGAAGCCAACGGCAAGTTCGGCTTCCCCGCCCGCATGACCCTCTCCATCGCCCAGTCGCTCTACGAGAAGCACAAGGCCCTGACCTATCCCCGAACCGACAGCCGCTGCCTGCCCGAGGACTACGTCCCCACCGTCATCAGCACCCTCGGCCAGTTGAAAAAGGGCGAGCACGGCACCTACGCCGAGAAGATCCTCCAGGAAAAATGGGTCAAGCCGGTCAAGCGCGTCTTCAACAATGCCAAGGTCTCCGACCACTTTGCCATCATCCCCACCCAGGAAATCCCGACCAAGCTCAGCGAGACCGAGCAAAAGATCTACGACCTCGTCGTCCGCCGCTTCCTCTCCATCTTCTATCCGCCCGCCGTCTTCGAGGTCACCACCCGCATCACCCGCGTGGGCGAACACGCCTTCAAGACCGAGGGCAAGGTCCTCAAGGAAGCCGGTTGGCTCGCCATCTATGGCAAGGGCGAGGTCAAACTCGATGACGGCGATGAATCCCCCTCGCTCCCGGCCGTCAAGGAAGGGGAAAAAGTCGACACCCGGGAAGTCGATGTCCTCGCCGAACGCACCCGCCCGCCCGCCCGTTTTTCCGAAGCCACCCTGCTCTCCGCCATGGAAGGCGCGGGCAAACTGGTCGAGGACGAGGAACTGCGCGACGCCATGTCCGCGCGCGGCCTCGGCACCCCGGCCACCCGCGCGGCCATCATTGAAAATCTGATCGCCACCAAATACGTCGAGCGCCGCGGCCGCGAGTTGATCCCCGCCGTCAAGGCCTTCGACCTCATCGAGACGCTGGAGACCCTCAAGATCAACGTCCTCTCCTCGCCCGAAATGACCGGCGACTGGGAATACAAGCTCAAGCTCATCGAGGAAAAGAAACTCACCCGCCCCGCCTTCATGGCCGAGATCGAGGGCATGACCCGCGACGTTGTCGACCACCTGCGCATGAAGGGCGACCCCGGCGGGGTCAAGTTGCACGACACCGATTTGTTGGACCCCTACCAGGGCCGGAAGATGATCAAGACCCTGCGCGACTTCCGCACCGAGGACGGCACCTTCGCTGTCCCCAAGGTCATCGCCGGACGCGTCATGGACATCGAGGAAGTCCGCGTCCTCATCAAGGACCGCGTCGTCGGCCCGCTGCCCGGCTTCCGCAGCCGCCTCGGGCGCGAATTCAGCGCCTTCGTCAAGATGGACGAGAAGGGCGAAGTCAACTTGGACTGGGGGGCCTCGAACGAAAACGGGGAGTCGGCCCAGGACTTCACCGGCCAGGAACCGGTCGGGCTTTGCCCCATCACCGGTCGGAAGATCTACGAAGCCCCCAACGCCTACGTCACCGAGGCGGGCGAGGACGGGAAGAAGGGCTTCCGCATGGCCAAGAAGATCCTCGAGCAGGAAATCACCCGCGAGCAGGTGGTGAAACTATTGACGACCAAGAAGACCGATCTGCTGACCGCCTTCATCAGCAAGAAGAACCGCCGTCCCTTCAAGGCCTACATGGTGTTGAAGGATGACGGGACGACCGCCTTCGAATTCCCCCCCCGCGAACCCAAGGTCCCCGGTGCCAAGGGCAAAGGGAAAGGTAAGGGGAAGAAAGTCGTCAAGAAGGCCGAGCCCGAGCCCGAAGCCGAAGGCTGA
- the dprA gene encoding DNA-processing protein DprA has protein sequence MTRTECYLALNSVRLIGPVRVRRLLESLGSVEAILSAPASRLAAVDGVGPEAARAITEWEKNWDLAGELAAIARLGLRVIDQEDPAYPALLKEIYDPPLVLYYRGDLTACNRRPIAVVGSRHTSHYGQEMAKKLAYQIAYAGLTVTSGLARGIDTFAHQGALAAKGRTVAVLGCSLDQVYPPENRALADMIAEQGGALLSEFPLGTPPDRQTFPMRNRIVSGLSTGLVVVEAGEASGALITARMALDQGRNVFAVPGRIDQPHAKGCHRLIKEGAKLVEGVEDILNESGLLLPPGPDEGKRPWPEDLTPAERKILEAMDLDEIALDALIQKCGLPSAVVTPTLLRLEMRKLVRQLPGKTFVKTD, from the coding sequence ATGACGCGAACGGAATGTTATCTGGCCCTCAACAGCGTCCGCCTCATCGGCCCCGTCCGCGTCCGGCGACTCCTCGAGTCCCTCGGCTCGGTGGAAGCCATCCTCTCCGCCCCCGCCTCACGCCTGGCCGCGGTCGATGGCGTCGGCCCCGAGGCCGCCCGCGCCATCACCGAGTGGGAGAAGAACTGGGACCTGGCCGGGGAACTGGCCGCCATCGCCCGACTCGGACTCCGGGTCATCGACCAGGAGGACCCGGCCTATCCCGCCCTCCTGAAGGAAATCTACGACCCGCCGCTCGTGCTCTACTACCGCGGCGACCTCACGGCCTGCAACCGCCGGCCCATCGCGGTCGTCGGCTCGCGCCACACCAGCCACTACGGGCAGGAAATGGCCAAGAAGCTGGCCTATCAAATCGCTTACGCCGGACTCACCGTCACCAGCGGTCTGGCCCGCGGCATCGACACCTTTGCCCACCAGGGCGCCCTGGCCGCCAAGGGCCGCACCGTGGCCGTCCTCGGTTGTTCGCTCGACCAGGTCTACCCGCCGGAAAACCGCGCCCTGGCCGACATGATCGCCGAACAGGGCGGCGCCCTCCTCTCCGAATTCCCCCTCGGCACCCCGCCCGACCGCCAGACCTTCCCCATGCGCAACCGCATCGTCAGCGGCCTCAGCACCGGCCTGGTCGTGGTCGAGGCCGGCGAAGCCAGCGGCGCCCTCATCACCGCCCGCATGGCCCTCGATCAGGGCCGCAATGTCTTCGCCGTCCCCGGCCGCATCGACCAACCCCACGCCAAAGGCTGCCACCGCCTGATCAAAGAAGGCGCCAAATTGGTCGAGGGCGTCGAGGACATCCTCAACGAATCCGGCCTCCTTCTTCCCCCCGGTCCCGACGAGGGCAAGCGCCCCTGGCCCGAGGATTTGACCCCGGCAGAGCGCAAGATCTTGGAAGCCATGGACCTGGATGAAATCGCCCTCGACGCCCTCATCCAAAAATGCGGGTTGCCTTCCGCGGTCGTTACTCCTACGTTGCTGCGACTTGAAATGCGGAAACTGGTCCGTCAGTTGCCCGGTAAAACGTTTGTAAAGACCGACTAG